In the genome of Myxococcus stipitatus, one region contains:
- the priA gene encoding replication restart helicase PriA — protein MEQRALWDEPAQGASEEPPSSGSPGARTSRVRPGRELSLQEQAATVAPAVSASPPVLASIAVARPVRGEFTYSVPESLVSQLAPGQRVLVPFGRGTALGFYLGPAARPPGENVRLKPIQRVLEDSPSLPKDLIALLRFAAEHYRYPLGEVIRGALPPGLSKPVDEKEAKPDVQQFAVALVNEVPPSLARAHAQSAALAYLLAVGGSAPMEEVSHAIPGARAHLKSLASKGLVRIEEKKLEAGVKEGLIQGRPDRLTPEQDAAGGVLREALDTGAFQPFLLHGVTGSGKTEVYLRAAEHALSLGKGSLILVPEIALTPQLVGRFRSRFGAEVAVLHSALKDRERLFHWQALRKGDVKIAVGVRSAVFAPVENLGLIVVDEEHDPSFKQDDSLRYQARDLAVVRGKQAGAVVVLGSATPALETLENVKKGRYRLVELRRRVDDRPMPTIEMVDLRQERPRDGMVTDEAPILSPPLLAAMEETLGKGQQVILFLNRRGHSTVLLCEVCGVSLKCTSCDVCMTHHRSQNRVVCHYCGLAMPVPDRCLECTGPMLKLGIGTERVEAEVLERIPTARVARLDRDSATSAEKLTEMLAAFARRELDVLVGTQMVAKGHDFPGVTLVCVVMADTSLAIPDFRAAERTFHLLTQVAGRAGRGKDPGRVLVQTYNPDAEPVKRVLAHDFDGFALQELEWRKALAYPPFARMASIRLEGEHPEQTASVARHLGNIISRNMPPASVGVRLLGPAVAPIAKIRGKTRWQLLLKGPTHVALAPLLARVEAALVDVPSAVKVVIDVDPGAML, from the coding sequence ATGGAGCAGCGAGCGTTGTGGGACGAGCCGGCCCAGGGGGCCTCCGAGGAGCCCCCCTCCTCGGGTTCCCCGGGGGCGCGCACCTCGCGTGTGAGACCTGGCCGGGAACTGTCGCTCCAGGAACAGGCCGCTACAGTGGCTCCCGCTGTGAGCGCGAGCCCTCCCGTCCTGGCCTCCATCGCCGTGGCTCGCCCCGTCCGGGGTGAGTTCACCTACTCCGTCCCGGAGTCCCTCGTGAGCCAGCTCGCGCCGGGGCAGCGCGTCCTGGTGCCCTTCGGCCGAGGCACCGCGCTGGGCTTCTACCTGGGCCCCGCGGCCCGCCCTCCCGGAGAGAACGTCCGGCTCAAGCCCATCCAGCGCGTGCTGGAGGACTCTCCCTCACTGCCCAAGGACCTCATCGCGCTGCTGCGCTTCGCGGCCGAGCACTACCGCTATCCCCTGGGAGAAGTCATCCGAGGCGCCCTGCCGCCGGGCCTGTCGAAGCCGGTGGACGAGAAGGAGGCGAAGCCCGACGTCCAGCAGTTCGCGGTGGCGCTGGTGAACGAGGTGCCGCCCTCGCTGGCGAGAGCGCATGCGCAGTCCGCGGCGCTGGCCTACCTGCTGGCCGTGGGAGGCAGCGCACCGATGGAGGAGGTGAGCCACGCCATCCCGGGGGCTCGGGCGCATCTCAAGAGCCTGGCCTCGAAGGGCCTGGTCCGCATCGAGGAGAAGAAGCTGGAGGCGGGGGTGAAGGAGGGCCTGATTCAAGGCCGTCCGGACCGCCTCACCCCGGAGCAGGACGCCGCGGGCGGGGTGCTGCGCGAGGCGTTGGACACGGGGGCCTTCCAGCCGTTCCTGCTCCACGGTGTCACGGGCAGCGGGAAGACGGAGGTGTACCTGCGCGCGGCGGAGCATGCGCTGTCGCTGGGCAAGGGCAGCCTCATCCTCGTGCCGGAGATCGCGCTCACGCCGCAGCTCGTGGGCCGCTTCCGCAGCCGGTTCGGCGCGGAGGTGGCGGTGCTGCACTCGGCGCTGAAGGACCGGGAGCGGCTGTTCCACTGGCAGGCGCTCCGCAAGGGGGACGTGAAGATCGCGGTGGGGGTTCGCTCGGCGGTGTTCGCGCCGGTGGAGAACCTGGGGCTCATCGTCGTGGACGAGGAGCACGACCCGTCCTTCAAGCAGGACGACAGCTTGCGCTACCAGGCGCGGGACCTGGCGGTGGTGCGTGGCAAGCAGGCGGGGGCGGTGGTGGTGCTGGGCTCGGCGACGCCCGCGCTGGAGACGCTGGAGAACGTGAAGAAGGGCCGCTACCGGCTCGTGGAGCTCAGGCGGCGGGTCGACGACAGGCCCATGCCCACCATCGAGATGGTGGACCTGCGTCAGGAGCGTCCTCGCGACGGCATGGTGACGGACGAGGCGCCCATCCTCAGCCCGCCCTTGCTGGCGGCGATGGAGGAGACGCTGGGCAAGGGCCAGCAGGTCATCCTCTTCCTCAACCGCCGAGGACACAGCACGGTGTTGCTGTGCGAGGTGTGCGGGGTGTCGCTGAAGTGCACCTCGTGTGACGTGTGCATGACGCACCACCGCTCGCAGAACCGGGTGGTGTGCCACTACTGCGGGCTGGCGATGCCCGTGCCGGACCGGTGCCTGGAGTGCACGGGGCCGATGTTGAAGCTGGGCATCGGCACGGAGCGGGTGGAGGCGGAGGTCCTGGAGCGCATCCCGACGGCGCGGGTGGCGCGGCTGGACAGGGACTCGGCGACGAGCGCGGAGAAGTTGACGGAGATGCTGGCGGCGTTCGCCCGGCGGGAGCTGGACGTGCTGGTGGGCACGCAGATGGTGGCCAAGGGGCACGACTTCCCGGGGGTGACGCTGGTGTGTGTCGTCATGGCGGACACCTCGCTGGCGATACCGGACTTCCGGGCGGCGGAGCGGACCTTCCACCTGTTGACCCAGGTGGCGGGGCGGGCGGGGCGCGGCAAGGACCCGGGCCGGGTGTTGGTGCAGACGTACAACCCGGACGCGGAGCCCGTGAAGCGGGTGTTGGCCCATGATTTCGATGGCTTCGCCCTGCAGGAGCTGGAGTGGCGCAAGGCGCTGGCGTATCCGCCCTTCGCGCGGATGGCCTCCATCCGGCTGGAGGGGGAGCACCCGGAGCAGACGGCCAGCGTGGCCCGGCACCTGGGGAACATCATCTCCCGGAACATGCCCCCGGCCTCGGTGGGGGTGCGGTTGCTGGGGCCGGCGGTGGCGCCCATCGCCAAAATCCGGGGCAAGACGCGCTGGCAGTTGCTCTTGAAGGGGCCGACACATGTGGCGCTTGCCCCGTTGCTCGCCAGGGTCGAAGCGGCCCTGGTGGACGTTCCGTCGGCGGTGAAGGTCGTGATCGACGTGGATCCGGGGGCCATGCTGTAG